CTGGGCCAGTTGGCTGGCTGGTTCAACCGCTTCCTCGACAAGCTGCAACCGATCATCGCCGAAGTGAAACGCTCGGTGCAGGACGCCCGCAGCACCGCGGATCAATCCTCCGCCATCGCCACGCAGACCAGCGCCGGCATGGAGCAGCAATACCGTCAGGTCGATCAGGTCGCCACCGCCTCCCACGAAATGAGCGCCACCGCCCAGGACGTCGCCCGCAGTGCCGCGCAAGCCGCCCAGGCCGCGAAGGATGCCGACCAAGCGACTCGCCGCGGCCTGACCGTCATCGACCAGACCACCACCAGCATCGGCAACCTCGCCGCCGACATGAGCGCGGCCATGGTGCAAGTGGAAGGCCTGGCGGCCAACAGCGAGAAAATCGGTTCGGTGCTGGAAGTGATCCGCGCCATTGCCGAACAGACCAATCTGCTGGCCCTCAACGCCGCGATCGAAGCGGCCCGCGCCGGTGAGGCCGGACGAGGTTTTGCGGTGGTCGCCGATGAAGTGCGCAACCTGGCGCGACGCACCCAGGAGTCGGTTGAAGAAACCCGCGTTGTGATCGAGCAATTGCAGTGCGGCACGCAGGACGTGGTTGGCTCGATGAACAACAGCCATCGCCAGGCGCAAGGCAGCGTCGAGCAAGTGGGCCAAGCGGTGACAGCGCTGCGCCAGATCGGCGAGGCGGTGACGGTGATCAGCGACATGAACCTGCAGATTGCGTCTGCGGCCGAAGAGCAGAGCGCGGTGGCCGAGGAGATCAACAGCAACGTGGCGACGATTCGCGATGTGACGGAGTCGCTGTCGGGACAGGCGAATGAATCGGCGCGGGTGAGTCAGTCACTCAATAGCCTGGCGAATCAGCAGCAGAGTCTGATGGATCAGTTTCGCGTTTAACGCCGTTATCGCGTCCACTGAAGA
This region of Pseudomonas mandelii genomic DNA includes:
- a CDS encoding methyl-accepting chemotaxis protein, producing MEQQYRQVDQVATASHEMSATAQDVARSAAQAAQAAKDADQATRRGLTVIDQTTTSIGNLAADMSAAMVQVEGLAANSEKIGSVLEVIRAIAEQTNLLALNAAIEAARAGEAGRGFAVVADEVRNLARRTQESVEETRVVIEQLQCGTQDVVGSMNNSHRQAQGSVEQVGQAVTALRQIGEAVTVISDMNLQIASAAEEQSAVAEEINSNVATIRDVTESLSGQANESARVSQSLNSLANQQQSLMDQFRV